From a region of the Triticum aestivum cultivar Chinese Spring chromosome 7D, IWGSC CS RefSeq v2.1, whole genome shotgun sequence genome:
- the LOC123166734 gene encoding ABC transporter F family member 1, translated as MVSDASKKKAAQKKAAAAAKRGAKSSAAASSSSASSAADKAANGIAALNLSDRTCTGVLASHPLSRDIHIESLSLTFHGHDLIVDSELELNYGRRYGLLGLNGCGKSTLLTAIGCRELPIPEHMDIHHLTREIEASDMSALQAVICCDEERVKLEKEAEILAAQDDGGGEALDLVYERLEAMDASTAEKRAAEILFGLGFDKQMQAKPTRDFSGGWRMRIALARALFMNPTILLLDEPTNHLDLEACVWLEEKLKNFERILVVISHSQDFLNGVCTNIIHMQNKTLKLYTGNYDQYVQTRSELEENQMKQYKWEQEQIANMKEYIARFGHGSAKLARQAQSKEKTLAKMERGGLAEKVVNDRILVFRFTDVGKLPPPVLQFADVTFGYTPDNLIYKNLDFGVDLDSRVALVGPNGAGKSTLLKLMTGDLSPLDGMVRRHNHLRIAQFHQHLTEKLDLDMPALQYMMREYPGNEEEKMRAAIGKFGLSGKAQVMPMKNLSDGQKARVIFAWLAFRQPQMLLLDEPTNHLDIETIDSLAEALKEWDGGLVLVSHDFRLINQVAQEIWVCENQAVTRWEGDIMDFKQHLKKRAGL; from the exons ATGGTGTCCGATGCCAGCAAGAAGAAAGCCGCGcagaagaaggccgccgccgccgccaagaggGGAGCCAAGTCCAGCGCCGCTgcctcgtcctcgtcggcgtcgtcggcggcCGATAAGGCCGCCAATGGCATAGCGGCCCTTAACTTATCCGATCGGACATGTACCGGGGTCCTGGCTTCGCATCCGCTCTCCCGTGATATCCAC ATTGAGTCCCTTTCATTAACATTTCATGGACATGACCTTATTGTGGATTCAGAATTGGAGCTTAACTACGGGAG GCGGTATGGTTTGCTCGGCTTAAATGGTTGTGGGAAATCTACCCTTCTCACCGCAATAGGCTGCAGGGAACTCCCCATTCCTGAACACATGGACATACATCATCTTACGCGTGAGATTGAGGCTTCTGACATGTCTGCGCTGCAAGCTGTTATCTGTTGTGATGAAGAAAGAGTGAAGTTGGAAAAGGAAGCTGAAATTCTGGCTGCACAG GATGATGGTGGCGGTGAAGCTTTGGATCTTGTATATGAGCGGTTAGAAGCAATGGATGCATCAACTGCTGAAAAGCGTGCTGCTGAGATATTGTTTGGTCTAGGTTTTGACAAGCAAATGCAAGCAAAGCCAACACGAGATTTTTCTGGGGGTTGGCGTATGAGGATTGCATTGGCAAGGGCGCTGTTCATGAACCCGACCATCCTTTTGCTTGATGAGCCAACCAACCATCTTG ATCTCGAGGCTTGTGTCTGGCTGGAAGAGAAATTAAAGAATTTTGAGCGTATACTTGTTGTTATCTCGCATTCCCAAGATTTTCTAAATGGAGTGTGCACTAACATCATCCACATGCAGAACAAGACCCTCAAGTTATATACTGGAAATTATGACCAGTATGTTCAAACTCGCTCTGAGCTTGAAGAGAATCAAATGAAGCAGTACAAATGGGAACAGGAACAGATAGCTAATATGAAGGAGTACATTGCCCGATTTGGTCATGGATCTGCGAAGCTTGCTCGTCAGGCTCAGAGCAAAGAGAAGACTCTTGCAAAGATGGAGCGTGGTGGTCTTGCTGAGAAGGTTGTCAATGACAGGATTCTTGTTTTCCGCTTTACAGATGTTGGCAAACTCCCACCACCAGTGCTGCAGTTTGCTGATGTGACATTTGGTTACACTCCGGATAATCTCATCTACAAGAACCTTGACTTCGGTGTTGACCTTGACTCGAGAGTTGCACTGGTCGGTCCCAATGGGGCAGGTAAGAGCACACTTCTGAAGCTCATGACAGGTGACCTATCTCCGTTGGATGGCATGGTCAGACGCCACAACCACCTACGCATTGCACAATTCCATCAACATCTCACTGAGAAGCTGGACCTGGACATGCCGGCCCTGCAGTACATGATGAGGGAGTACCCTGGGAATGAAGAGGAGAAGATGAGAGCTGCGATTGGCAAGTTTGGCCTGTCAGGAAAGGCACAGGTGATGCCAATGAAAAACCTGTCTGATGGGCAGAAGGCCCGTGTCATTTTTGCTTGGCTAGCATTTAGGCAGCCACAGATGCTGTTGCTTGATGAGCCGACAAATCATCTTGACATTGAGACCATTGACTCACTTGCTGAGGCACTGAAGGAATGGGACGGGGGGTTGGTCCTGGTGAGCCATGACTTCAGGCTGATCAATCAGGTTGCTCAAGAGATCTGGGTCTGTGAGAACCAGGCGGTGACTAGGTGGGAAGGCGATATCATGGATTTCAAGCAACACTTGAAGAAAAGGGCTGGTCTCTAG